One Ignavibacteriales bacterium genomic window, TGGCACAAAGCAATGCGAATGCCGGGGGCGGCATATCAGGTAACAAAACAATACCGGGGGATTATCCCACCGTCGCCTCCGCGATTAACGATCTAAACGGCAACGGTGTAGGCGCTGGCGGTGTTACTTTTAATATTGCGCCGGGATATACCGAGACTATTCCTGCCGGAGGTTATAAGATAGACATCGTTACTAACCTACCTACCGTGTCCAGCCCGGTTGTATTTCAACGTAGCGGAGCAGGGACTAACCCCAAATTACAAACTGACGCCGGAGGTTCGGGAGTAATATCGGTAACCACATTGGGAACGTATGGTGATGCGATCATAGAACTGGTTGGCACGGATTACATAACATTCAGCAATATAGATTTTGTAGAGAATTACACCGGCACGTCACAGACGCTTAGAACGGAATTTGGTATTGTAATGCTAAGGAAGTCTTCTACGGACGGGTGTAAATATGTTACAATAACGGGATGCACGATATTACAGCAACAGACAAATACATTGTCACTATGCATAGCAGCTTTGAGCAGGGATACAGCCGGTACCACAACTAATGCAACGACAATAAGCGGAAGACACGAACACATTTCAATACAGGGGTGTACGCTGAATAACAGCTACAACGGAATGATGTTTATCGGTTCATCATCATCACCGCCTTATGATCTTTATGACCATTTCTTTGATGTAGGAAGCATCACCGGAAATACTCTGATAAATATCGGAAGCGGGTTATCTAACGGTGTTTCAAACTATACCAGGCTTGGATTTTACATCACAAACCAGGACAGTATAAACATCAGCAATAATACCATAAGAGTAAATACGGGAAATCAGAACGGATCGGCAATGGCAATTTTAATGAGCAGCGGTAATAATACAACAGTAACAGTCGATAATAACGACATATCCGATACTTGCGGAGGTTCAACCATCGCCCACTATGCTATCTATGCAAATATGGGCGCAAATGGCACCGATAACCTGGTCAGCATAACTAATAACAAAATACACAGCTGCAGATATGACGGCGCAACCACAGCAACTAATTATTACATATATGTAGGAGTGCACATATATAAAATAAATATATCAGGAAATACGATAAGGGATAATTACGTCGGTAATGGCAGTTCCACTGCGAGGAGTACTCAATACGGAATTTACGTTTCAGCGCTAAGTTTTATCTCTGGATCAATGCTTACAATTTCTGATAATGAAATAAAAAATCTAAGACGGTTTCAATCAGCACCCGGTCAGGGACATACTTATGGCGTATACCTCTCAACCGCGGGAGAGAGCTATGAAATCAGTGGCAACATAATAGACAGTATATACAATCCTGCTCCCGGAGGAACCCTGACAGCGATTTACAGTCAATATACAGCTCCCGGAAAGCAAAGCATACATGATAATACGATCAGGAATTTATTTAAAGAATTGAGTAACAACACAATACGAGGTATTCACAATAACAATAATACGGATACGATCGAGATTTACAATAACACAATATTCAATCTTTTAAGTGATTCAGGTGCAGGGCGTGTAGACGGGATCTACTGTTTCGGTTCACAGGCAGACGGATATGAAAGTATTTATGATAATACTTTATACAACCTTGTCAATAACAGCACCGGAAATACAACGGGAATCTTTACACAGAACTCGAACGGTTCGGATAACAGGACAATTAATGTAAGCGGGAATGAGGTTCATGATGTTGTAAATGAAGGTGCGGGACAGACGGGAGGTATTTTCGTCGATGGCAGCAGTATGGGAAACATATCGGCAAACCGTGTTTACAACATTATCAATGAAGGAGCTGACGAAGTAACCTATAGTCCTGCATATGGAATGCTGCTAGATGGAAGCGCGGGTTATACGAATTATAATGTGTTTAATAATATGATTAGCGAGATATACGCGCCTTTGGATAATTCGGGGTATGGTATACCGGGGCTATGGATAGACGGCGGTGATACTGCGAATATTTTTTATAATACCATTTATATGGATGGGAGCTCACCGGGTACGAACTCAGCCAGTTTTGCTTTGTATCTAAACGGGAACACCGATGCTACATTAAAGAATAACATTCTTGTAAACAAATTTACCACCGGAACAACAATTGGCATATTTAATACAGGTGGAGCCATCTATAATCCTGCTTCGAACAATAATAACGTATATGTATCCGGCGGACCGCTTAACATATACTATCTCGACAGCATGACTCTTCATACCACATTTAGCGCGTTTCAGACGGCGGTAGCACCGGCGGAAACAAATTCATTTACAGAAAACAGTCCATTTATGAATGTATCCTCGCACCCATACAATCTGGATATGAAGACAAATGTGGCTACACTCTGTGAAGGCGGGGCAATGCCGATAGCAGGAATAACGACGGATATACACGGCACGACAAGAAACCCGACAATGCCCGACGTGGGGGCGGATGAGTTCAATGGGATCGGTCCTATCACGCAGGCTCCCGTGCTGGTATATCCGGCTAATAATGCTGTACTGGTAGAAGTAAACCCCTTAATGAACTGGGATGACGTTGGCAGTGCAGTAAATTACCACATACAGATATCGACCGATTCCACTTTCGGAAGCACACTAGTGGATGTCGATACCGTAACATCATCACAATTGCAGCTAGGCAATAACTTTCTCGCCGTCAATACAAAATACTACTGGAGAGTGAGCGGAAAGAATACCCTGGGAGAAGGACCTTTCTCATCCGTATGGAATTTTACTACCGGCGTAACTAATATAGAGCCTTCATCATTACCGACTGTCTATGAGCTATACCAAAACTACCCTAACCCATTCAACCCAACAACAAAGATAAAGTTCGACATACCAAAGTCGGGTTTTGTATCGTTGAAAGTTTATGATATTACCGGCAGGGAGATAGCTACGCTAGTTAATAACGACCTGGAGCCACAGAGATATGAGGTAGAGTGGAATGGATCACAATTTGCCAGCGGAGTGTATTTTTTCCGGATTACGGCAGGTGACTTTGTGAAGGTACAGAAGATGATATTGGTGAAGTAGAGACTGTCATTCCTTCAGGTTTCTTTGGTTGAACCCTGATCTTACAAAGGCGTCCCTGTATCACATGGGACGCTTTTTATATTAGTCCCTTTCCGCGTTTTTGTTCGGAGGTCTTGTCTTTGTAGGTGAATTCGGATTTATAATTTCGGTTGAGATTAAAAGATTTTTTGTATTCTTCTTCATAGACCTTTTCGTATGCCATTTTCCCGGCAAGAGGGAGTTTAACTATCAGCCCTTTATTTGCTTTGAATCCCACTCTGATCAGAAAAATTGCCGACACAATATATAAAATAAATATACTTCCTTGAATTATAAGCTCTTTTGTGAACCATTGCCGTGTAAACATCTCATCTGCATTATCAATGTTAACATTTAATGAAAAAAGAATAATACCTACAACATTCCATAAAACAATGAGCATAATAATGAGAAAGATATGAAAGTAAAGGGATTGGAGTGAATAAAAGCTTACAAATTTATTTTTCTTTCTGTATATCAGGTAAATAACCAGGGGCAGAATCATACCTGAGAATATGGAGCCTATATTTACTACGAGCGCCATTAGTTTGTCATCGGAGGTTATGTTTTCTGTGTTGGTTTGATCCGTCATGTTGGTAGTGATTGATTGGGTAAAGATACAATAAAAAATTTAAACCGGAAATGGTAAGAGGAAATGAAACAATGGAAAGCGAAAACCGTTATATTATTTAAAAAATATGATAAAAAGAGAAGAAATAATAAACAGGCTGATAAAAGAGCTCGAACCAGTCGTATATATTAACGCGATGTGGGAGGGAGGTTCTGAGGCATTCGATAGGACGGACGAATGGTCTGATATAGATCTGGGTGTGGACGTTAACGATGAAAATGTAGAAGATGCTTTTGTTAAGATAGAGGAAGTGCTGAATGGGATATCGCCCGTCAAGATAAAATACAGGCTTCCAGACCCGACGTGGCATGGCAATCCGCAGTCGTTTTATCTGCTGGAGGATACAAGCCCCTTCCTGATGATAGACCTTTCGGTAATACCCCGGAGTAATGAGTCAAAATTCACGGAGAAGGAAATACATGGCGGACTAAAATTCTATCTGGATAAGAATGGCACAGAGACGAAGGCGAAGTTCGATAGCAATGACATAGATAAAGGGATAGAGAGGAGGCGCCGGTATATAGAGACAACTTTTGAAATGTTTAAGATACTCCCGCTGAAAGAGATAAACAGAAAAAATTACATAGAGGCGTTTGCATTCTATAATTCGTATGTACTGAGACCACTCATAGATCTGCTTAGAATGAAATACGCGTTAAGAGAGCATTATAACTTTGCTACACGGTATGTTTATTATGAACTGCCGGCGGACGTAGTTAAGAAATTGGAGAGACTGTATTTTTGCAAGGACGGCGATGCGCTGAGGAATAATTATGATGAGGGGGTTAGATGGGTGGAGGAATTGCTTTCCAAATAATATCAGAAGTATAATCCCTGGTAGATCTTATCGTAAGCCCACCTGCCGACGATAGGATATTCTTTGAGCTTTCCCTGAAATGCAGACACACCGACCATTATACTGTAGATAAGACTTCCGAACGAAAAACCAATTATACATAGAAGGATTAAGAAGAGGAGACATACGTGACTATCGTTGTATCTCATGATATTGGCTATAAAGAAATAGATAATAAAAAGGATCATAATTAGTATGATCATCAATGAATGGAAAAAGATTGACTGCAGAGCATGAAAGCGCACGAATTTTGAATCGCTCATAACAAAGTAAAGGATTATCGATAAGATGATGCCTCCGATGATATGGCAAAACAAACTCATTAATCTCTCATCCTGTGTTAAATTTGGCGGGGATTGATGTTCCATGTTAGTTTTCCAGTTTCATTTTGAGATGTTTTGGGACGAGGACACGCTCTACCATTTCGAAGAAGAACTCCACCAGTATAGCCAATAACGCCGCGGGTACGGCCCCCATTAGTATGAGGTTAGTATTATTCAGCGACAGCCCCGTAACTATAAATTCACCGAGTCCCCCCGCCCCAATGAAAGCAGCAAGTGTTGCGGTGCCGATATTTATCACGGCGGCGGTTTTGATTCCAGCGATTATCGTAGGGAAGGAGAGCGGGAGCTCGACATAGCGGAGTTTTTGCCAGCGGGTGAGGCCCATCCCGGTACCGACCTTTTTGAGCAGAGGGTCGACGGAGAATAAGCCGGTGGCGGTGTTACGGAGGATGGGCAGGAGCGCGTACAGGAACAGAGCCACGATAGCGGGCAAGACCCCGATACCGAACAAGGGTATCATGAATGCAAGGAGGGCGATGGAAGGTATTGTCTGTAAAAGACCGGCGACATATAGTATCGGACGCGCGGCAGAGGAGAAGTAATATATCCATATCCCCAGGGGCAAAGCTACCAGTATAGATAGAATCAGGGCAAACGACGTAAGCCAGATATGAGTCAAAGTCTTATCGAGGATCTCCATAAGCCAGGATGACGAAGTATGCCCGGTTGTATTATCCAGTAGATTCTTTTTACTAAGAAATTCGTGAGCGATCTCACCGAAGGTCTTATTTTCGTACAGGACCTTGTAATTCATGTCCTGCATTTCGGATTCGGTTATCTGCCCGTCGAGTTTTTCGAGGGCAGTGAGGGCTTTGGGGTCAAGCTGATCCCTGTAAAAAGAGAGCGCATAGTATTTAGGGAAGAAGCTTCTGTCGTCGTCGAGTATGACAAGGTCATATTTTTCTATTTCTCCGTCAGTGGAGTATGCATCGGTGAGCTGAATCTTTCCTTCATCGAGCGCCTGGTAGGCGAGTCCATGCTCTATGCCTACGGGTTTATTTTTCAAGCTGTAGAAAGACGCGAGATTATCCCAGCCGTCCTTTCGTTTCAGGAATTCGTAGCTGAGCGCAATAGTGATATCAGGGTGAGCGGTAAGGTCAGATATTTTTCTGACGCCAAGACGATCGGCGGTTTCACGTTTCATTGTGAGGGCGTAAGTGTTATTGAAACCGTATGAGGGAGTAATATTGAGTTTATATTGACCCAGCAGCCGGCTGCGGAGTTCGTCCTCAGATGGTTTTGTATTCAGCTTTAAAATTTCCTCGGAAATTGTACCTGTGTATTCCGGGTAAGTATCTATCTCACCGTTTTTCAGTGCTTCAAAACAAATGAGCGTGCCGCCAAGATTGAATGTGCGTTCGACGGTGAAGCCGGCATCTTCGAGGAGCTGTGATTGTATTTCGGCGAGGATATAGCCTTCGTTGAATGCTTTTGCACCGACTTTAAGAGTCTGAGAGTGTGAGGAAGATAATAAAGCAAAAAAAAGTAATATGGATAGGATAAATCTCATTGAAAGAATATAAGATATATGTAGTGGAAGAGAAATTAAATTTAGAACCCCTCTGTCCCGGTGCCCTCTCTTTTCTAGAGGACCGGGACTTCTCTCATTCTAAGTGGGAGATAAGGGCATAAACTTAGTTATTTTCCGGGTTTGAATGCATATATAGTGATGGGTACTTTGTAGATAGCGCCATCGGTCTGATCTTCAAAAGTTATTTCACTTTCATAAGTTCCTTCGTCTATCCAACCGTTCTTATTCGTTGCGCCAACGAAAGACACCTCAAGCCAGTCCTGCTCACCAGGGTCCGCCGAGAGTCCTCCGGCAGCGTTGAACCACCATTGTTGTTCAACGTTAGGGTCGTATCCGTTCATAACGTCAATGATCTTTAATTCACGCGGAGAGCTGCTATTATTCTGTCCATAAACGATGCCAATCTTTAGCAGAGGTGCATAACCGATCTGGTATTTACGGACGATCTCCTGTCCTGTGCTGACATATCCTTTGCTTTCATTATCCCAGACCTGGCAATTAATAGTCCAAGTTGGATCGCCGCCGGTTTTTGACTTCGAAACATTGCTGAATAGAAGAAGAAGTGATAGAAAGAAAGTAAATCTAACAAAGCCCATGTATTCCTCCTTTGATTTAGTAAGAAGTAAAGGATAGTTTTTTTACTAAAAAAATAAAAGTAAAAAAGGTAAAAGAGGAAGAAATAATTATTTTTTCATGTGCTTCCTGGTGTTAGATTCTCCTCAAAAAAGTATCTAGCAGTTTTTATATTTCCAGTGACGGGATTTTCCTTCGGACATCCATTCGATGGCAGTTGCGATTCGTTTATCACGCGTAGCATCGGTTTTTGCTTCGGTGATCCACTCTATATATTCGCGTTTATGAGCGGGTGAAAAAGCGGCGAAGGCGCCCATCGCTTTCTTGTTTTTTTTCAATTCTTTCATAAAGTAGTCAGGGGGTTCGGGAGCGGGCTTTTTCTCTCCGGATTTAATAGAGCGAGGCAGTTTTATGCCTTTTTCGTTTAGGTCGACGGCTTCTTTTACATAAGCTATAATCTTTTTATCGGAAGGGAGATCGGAGAGTTTTTTAATTTTTCCCAGATGTCCCCAGGCGGTGTCGGCGGCGAGAAATTTCTTTGCATCCTTCATAATGGCGGCTTTCCAGAATCCAAAGGTGACATGTTCTTTGAATGAAGCAAATCCGCAAACATTGCCTTTGTATTCGAAGCTCGGGGCGTTCCATTTTATATTTTCCTCAAGCAAAGGTGAGGCTTTATGAACTAGTTCTCGCAGGTGTTTCAGGATAGGTTTAGCGAATGGCTGTGCTTTTGCAATGTAAGCGTCGACGCGTTTATCTTTTTTAGGCATAGGTTTTGAGCTAATCCTACCTGAATATATTATTTTTTGATGAAAAATGAAGGAGTTTTATTTGAGGAGTTTCAGAGCAAGGGTGCTGACTATAGTCCTTTCCCCATTAGCTTCATCGGTATCTACAGCAGATTGTACAGCCCACCGCAGGGTTTCATTATCGCCGAGTTTTTGAGCAGTTTGAGCCATTCTATAGTAGATCCACGGTAAAATATTATTATTAAAAGAAGGTGCGGAAACAGAGTTTCTGAAGTGCTCCATGGCTTCCTGATACTTTTCCTGAGCAAACATGATGCGGGCAATTTCATACTGAAGAAGTGAATAAAAACCATAACGGTCCGGAGAAGGAATGTTATTTTTAAGGCTGTCATATAATGTCTCGGCTTCGGAAAGTTTATCTGCAACGCGAAGATCAGTTAGCTTTGCAATCGGTGCAAGCTGGTAAACCTCTTCTTTGTAGGAGGGCTGCCAGTTGAGAACTTTGAAATGGGGGTCCAGAGTAACGGAATTTACCGAGAAATCTACGGGGATTTTGATTATTGATTCTTTCCCGGCTATAGAAACATTTCGTGTTGAGGACCCACTTCCGTCATTACCGGCAATAGTTATTTCAAGGGTGTCTATACGGTAGAAAGGTTCGGTTTGTGTGACATTTATTTGAAGTGTATCTCCGTTTTGAACAAAGTCGTAATTCCACTCAGGCGCGCCAGTTCTATTAAACCATTGGTCATAAAACCATTGCAAATCCTGACCTGAAGCATCCTGAACCTCCTGAAGAAACTGTTCCCATGTTATCCGCGCGTATTTTGCAGTTATGTTTTTAAGGGCATTGAAAAATCTTTCTCTTCCTACCTGCTGAGAAAGGATATCATAAACAAGGAATCCTTTGCTGTCTCCAAGAGTATGGGTGAGAGCAGGTGTAAGCTGAGAGAGCGGTTTATCAATACCAGCGGCAGTATTTTTGAGATAACCGAATCCGCTCTGACTAAATATATAACCTGGGTAACCTGTCCGCCTGAACTTTTCGGCACCATTGTTATTATCAAACTTTTCTACAACGATTAGTGCTCCAAATTGCGCAAGAGCTTCATCTAGCATGCCGGTTCCGGCATCCCCGGTTCTAGTTATATGGTTTCCCCACCACTGATGAGAGATCTCGTGCCCGTAAAGCGCGAGATTGAATTTTGCTTCAAGAGAGCCGGATGGCATCATTATTCCTCCGGGTACGCTTGCACCGCCAATGCCCTGCTTTTGAGATTCTTCATCGGGTATTTCAACTATTATAAATTTATCATAAGGATATGGTCCGAAAGCAGAAGTGAGGAAATCTACAATTTTAGAGGAGCCTTCAAGATACGAATTTATATATTCTTTATTGTCTAGGGTGTACGCTTCAACCGGTATCGGACCTCCGTTATAGCTGGTTAGTGTATATTTACCGACATAGAAGGTAAAATATCCGGGTTTATCAACATTATATATTCTTGTGTTCAAAGAATCTTCATATTGAGACACCAGGGTTCCTCCTGCTACAACCGGAGTATATTTATGAGGTACTGATATTCCTAACTGCCCAATAGCATACGCTACATTATAGCTTCCATTTGAAAGCGGAACCAGCAACTGCGGATACCAAGCAGCAGCGACAC contains:
- a CDS encoding T9SS type A sorting domain-containing protein, with the translated sequence MKRITTTVLAIAIFLLLAQSNANAGGGISGNKTIPGDYPTVASAINDLNGNGVGAGGVTFNIAPGYTETIPAGGYKIDIVTNLPTVSSPVVFQRSGAGTNPKLQTDAGGSGVISVTTLGTYGDAIIELVGTDYITFSNIDFVENYTGTSQTLRTEFGIVMLRKSSTDGCKYVTITGCTILQQQTNTLSLCIAALSRDTAGTTTNATTISGRHEHISIQGCTLNNSYNGMMFIGSSSSPPYDLYDHFFDVGSITGNTLINIGSGLSNGVSNYTRLGFYITNQDSINISNNTIRVNTGNQNGSAMAILMSSGNNTTVTVDNNDISDTCGGSTIAHYAIYANMGANGTDNLVSITNNKIHSCRYDGATTATNYYIYVGVHIYKINISGNTIRDNYVGNGSSTARSTQYGIYVSALSFISGSMLTISDNEIKNLRRFQSAPGQGHTYGVYLSTAGESYEISGNIIDSIYNPAPGGTLTAIYSQYTAPGKQSIHDNTIRNLFKELSNNTIRGIHNNNNTDTIEIYNNTIFNLLSDSGAGRVDGIYCFGSQADGYESIYDNTLYNLVNNSTGNTTGIFTQNSNGSDNRTINVSGNEVHDVVNEGAGQTGGIFVDGSSMGNISANRVYNIINEGADEVTYSPAYGMLLDGSAGYTNYNVFNNMISEIYAPLDNSGYGIPGLWIDGGDTANIFYNTIYMDGSSPGTNSASFALYLNGNTDATLKNNILVNKFTTGTTIGIFNTGGAIYNPASNNNNVYVSGGPLNIYYLDSMTLHTTFSAFQTAVAPAETNSFTENSPFMNVSSHPYNLDMKTNVATLCEGGAMPIAGITTDIHGTTRNPTMPDVGADEFNGIGPITQAPVLVYPANNAVLVEVNPLMNWDDVGSAVNYHIQISTDSTFGSTLVDVDTVTSSQLQLGNNFLAVNTKYYWRVSGKNTLGEGPFSSVWNFTTGVTNIEPSSLPTVYELYQNYPNPFNPTTKIKFDIPKSGFVSLKVYDITGREIATLVNNDLEPQRYEVEWNGSQFASGVYFFRITAGDFVKVQKMILVK
- a CDS encoding DUF4870 domain-containing protein gives rise to the protein MTDQTNTENITSDDKLMALVVNIGSIFSGMILPLVIYLIYRKKNKFVSFYSLQSLYFHIFLIIMLIVLWNVVGIILFSLNVNIDNADEMFTRQWFTKELIIQGSIFILYIVSAIFLIRVGFKANKGLIVKLPLAGKMAYEKVYEEEYKKSFNLNRNYKSEFTYKDKTSEQKRGKGLI
- a CDS encoding DUF4870 domain-containing protein, with the translated sequence MEHQSPPNLTQDERLMSLFCHIIGGIILSIILYFVMSDSKFVRFHALQSIFFHSLMIILIMILFIIYFFIANIMRYNDSHVCLLFLILLCIIGFSFGSLIYSIMVGVSAFQGKLKEYPIVGRWAYDKIYQGLYF
- a CDS encoding ABC transporter permease subunit is translated as MRFILSILLFFALLSSSHSQTLKVGAKAFNEGYILAEIQSQLLEDAGFTVERTFNLGGTLICFEALKNGEIDTYPEYTGTISEEILKLNTKPSEDELRSRLLGQYKLNITPSYGFNNTYALTMKRETADRLGVRKISDLTAHPDITIALSYEFLKRKDGWDNLASFYSLKNKPVGIEHGLAYQALDEGKIQLTDAYSTDGEIEKYDLVILDDDRSFFPKYYALSFYRDQLDPKALTALEKLDGQITESEMQDMNYKVLYENKTFGEIAHEFLSKKNLLDNTTGHTSSSWLMEILDKTLTHIWLTSFALILSILVALPLGIWIYYFSSAARPILYVAGLLQTIPSIALLAFMIPLFGIGVLPAIVALFLYALLPILRNTATGLFSVDPLLKKVGTGMGLTRWQKLRYVELPLSFPTIIAGIKTAAVINIGTATLAAFIGAGGLGEFIVTGLSLNNTNLILMGAVPAALLAILVEFFFEMVERVLVPKHLKMKLEN
- a CDS encoding YdeI/OmpD-associated family protein, with the protein product MPKKDKRVDAYIAKAQPFAKPILKHLRELVHKASPLLEENIKWNAPSFEYKGNVCGFASFKEHVTFGFWKAAIMKDAKKFLAADTAWGHLGKIKKLSDLPSDKKIIAYVKEAVDLNEKGIKLPRSIKSGEKKPAPEPPDYFMKELKKNKKAMGAFAAFSPAHKREYIEWITEAKTDATRDKRIATAIEWMSEGKSRHWKYKNC